One Mixta gaviniae genomic window carries:
- a CDS encoding TIGR03747 family integrating conjugative element membrane protein yields the protein MAEVKRPPQQQTLPERKHGILYNLLWGWPWALVGVVLSSLLLSLLIEYIGIAFFWPEAGAAHSEAVMNTELGWLSTEFTRSLLLSEPSVTVVRWVSTAYQWAFVDSGFLDWVRQQYAHQMHSDNAVTREINSWSGWLAGYLREYLLATVWISIITLVRVTILVLSVPLFVLVVVVALVEGLGRRDLRRYGAGYESSFVYHHAKKLVKPAAVVPAMLYLSWPTAVYPNLLLLPAAVLLGIAVTVTTASFKKYL from the coding sequence ATGGCTGAGGTAAAACGTCCCCCACAGCAGCAGACGCTGCCGGAACGCAAGCACGGCATTCTGTATAATCTGCTCTGGGGCTGGCCATGGGCCCTGGTGGGCGTGGTGCTGTCCTCGCTGCTGCTGAGCCTGCTGATTGAATATATCGGCATCGCCTTCTTCTGGCCGGAAGCCGGGGCGGCGCACAGTGAAGCGGTCATGAACACCGAGCTGGGGTGGCTGTCCACAGAGTTCACCCGCAGCCTGCTGCTGTCTGAGCCATCGGTGACGGTTGTGCGCTGGGTTAGCACCGCGTATCAGTGGGCCTTTGTGGACAGTGGCTTCCTTGACTGGGTCCGGCAGCAGTATGCGCACCAGATGCACAGTGACAATGCAGTCACGCGGGAAATCAACAGCTGGAGCGGCTGGCTTGCCGGCTACCTGCGTGAATACCTGCTGGCCACGGTATGGATAAGCATTATCACACTGGTACGCGTCACCATCCTGGTGCTGTCCGTCCCGCTGTTTGTGCTGGTCGTGGTGGTGGCCCTGGTTGAGGGGCTGGGGCGGCGTGATCTGCGGCGTTACGGGGCGGGGTATGAAAGTTCTTTTGTCTATCACCATGCCAAGAAACTGGTCAAACCGGCAGCCGTGGTGCCCGCCATGCTGTACCTTTCCTGGCCCACTGCAGTCTACCCCAATCTGCTGTTGTTGCCGGCGGCTGTCCTGTTGGGTATCGCCGTGACCGTGACCACTGCCTCATTCAAGAAGTATCTTTAA